Proteins encoded within one genomic window of Trichoderma asperellum chromosome 2, complete sequence:
- a CDS encoding uncharacterized protein (MEROPS:MER0003374~BUSCO:EOG092D2DDI), translating into MICLLTARRSSRIALHSLASTKPSPAALPFSTTAFIMAPPQEALDFVDFVNASPTPYHAVQSAAARFEKAGFTLIRERDSWASSLRPGGKYYLTRNGSSILAFAIGRKWRPGNPVAIVGAHTDSPCLRVKPVSRKSNVGYLQVGVETYGGGIWHSWFDRDLSLAGRVLVREGDSVVQKLVKVDKPLLRIPTLAIHLHRQSNFDPNNEIELFPITGLAAAELNKGAQPEEPSKDDAMEEDEDFKPLEKMTVRHHPAVLDVIANEVGTDVPSIVDFELVLYDTQKSVIGGINDEFIFSPRLDNLGMTYCSVEGLIKSVSKPDALDNDSTIRMTVCFDHEEIGSQSAQGAHSNLLPSVLRRLSVLPGNRDAASDGSYEQVHHEGEESTAFEQTLSRSFLVSADMAHAVHPNYAGKYESSHQPAMNGGTVVKINANQRYATNSPGIVMLQECARKAGVPLQLFVVRNDSPCGSTIGPGLAARLGMRTLDLGNPQLSMHSIRETGGTADVGRAIKLFDQFFESYGEIEPKILVD; encoded by the exons ATGATCTGCCTCTTGACAGCGAGACGGTCGTCGAGGATAGCACTCCATTCTCTCGCCAGCACCAAaccaagcccagcagcccTACCGTTTTCAACCACTGCCTTCATCATGGCTCCCCCGCAAGAGGCCCTCGACTTTGTCGACTTTGTCAATGCGTCTCCTACCC CCTACCACGCCGTCCAGTCTGCCGCCGCCCGCTTTGAAAAGGCCGGCTTCACCCTCATCCGCGAACGCGACTCGTGGGCATCAAGCCTGCGCCCCGGCGGCAAGTACTACCTCACCCGCAACGGCTCGTCCATCCTCGCCTTTGCCATCGGCCGCAAGTGGCGCCCCGGCAACCCCGTCGCCATTGTCGGAGCCCACACCGATTCGCCCTGCCTGCGAGTCAAGCCCGTCTCCCGGAAGAGCAATGTCGGCTATCTGCAGGTCGGCGTCGAGACCtacggcggcggcatctgGCACTCGTGGTTCGACCGCGACCTGAGTCTTGCCGGCCGAGTTCTGGTCCGCGAGGGCGACAGCGTCGTGCAGAAGCTGGTCAAGGTCGACAAGCCGCTGCTGCGAATCCCCACGCTGGCCATTCACCTGCACCGCCAGTCCAACTTCGACCCCAACAACGAGATCGAGCTGTTCCCCATCACGGgccttgccgccgccgagctCAACAAGGGTGCCCAGCCCGAGGAGCCTAGCAAGGATGATGCCatggaggaggacgaggacttCAAGCCCCTCGAGAAGATGACTGTGCGCCACCACCCCGCCGTGCTCGACGTCATCGCCAACGAGGTCGGCACCGACGTCCCCTCCATCGTCGACTTCGAGCTCGTCCTCTACGACACGCAGAAATCCGTCATCGGCGGCATCAACGACGAGTTCATCTTCTCCCCACGCCTCGACAACCTGGGCATGACCTACTGCTCCGTCGAGGGCCTCATCAAGTCCGTCAGCAAGCCCGACGCCCTCGACAACGACTCCACCATCCGCATGACCGTCTGCTTCGACCACGAGGAGATTGGCTCGCAGTCCGCCCAGGGCGCCCACTCCAACCTGCTGCCCTCGGTGCTGCGCCGCCTGTCCGTCCTCCCCGGCAACCGCGATGCCGCCAGCGACGGCAGCTACGAGCAGGTCCACCACGAGGGCGAGGAGTCCACCGCCTTTGAGCAGACGCTCTCGCGCTCGTTCCTCGTCTCCGCCGACATGGCCCATGCCGTCCACCCCAACTACGCCGGCAAGTACGAGTCCTCGCACCAGCCCGCCATGAACGGCGGCACCGTCGTCAAGATCAACGCCAACCAGCGCTACGCCACAAACTCTCCCGGCATCGTCATGCTGCAGGAGTGCGCCCGCAAGGCCGGCGTCCCGCTGcagctcttcgtcgtccGCAACGACTCGCCCTGCGGCAGCACCATCGGACCCGGTCTGGCCGCTAGATTGGGCATGCGTACCCTCGATCTGGGCAACCCGCAGCTCAGCATGCACAGCATCCGTGAGACTGGTGGAACGGCCGACGTGGGACGAGCTATTAAGCTGTTTGACCAGTTCTTTGAGAGCTACGGCGAGATTGAGCCCAAGATCTTGGTTGATTAA
- a CDS encoding uncharacterized protein (EggNog:ENOG41~TransMembrane:7 (o40-60i67-88o100-120i140-161o181-200i212-235o255-279i)): protein MSSMITEPLPDPIITFGHDVTCNLHNCPVEWSILSYQPSLAANIVFAALFGAVGLVHFYLGFRWRVWGFTFPMLVGCVTEIIGYVGRILLHYNPFSFPGFMIQIVCLTIAPVFYTASIYVTLSKSILYLAPDLSRFKPQLFYYIFIPFDIVCLVLQAAGGAMSANTTGSNKVGVDVSQAGLSLQVIVLVLFILSFGDYMFRYLRSGRASNFGWRLTAFFTGLTSATLLILARCAYRVAELRDGYSGKLIKEETPFIVLEGVFVFLAASMLCFGNPGLGLKEDGMARVKMENDSETVVMETIERRK from the exons ATGTCTTCGATGATTACAGAACCCCTTCCCGACCCCATCATCACATTCGGACACGATGTGACGTGCAACCTTCACAACTGCCCCGTGGAATGGAGCATCCTGAGCTACCAGCCCTCTCTCGCCGCCAACATTGTCTTTGCCGCCCTATTTGGCGCCGTCGGCCTGGTCCATTTCTATCTCGGCTTCCGGTGGAGGGTTTGGGGCTTCACCTTCCCCATGCTCGTCGGCTGCGTGACTGAGATCATCGGATACGTCGGAAGAATCCTGCTTCATTACaatcccttttctttccccgGATTCATGATTCAGATTG TCTGCCTCACCATTGCTCCCGTCTTCTACACGGCATCCATCTACGTAACTCTCTCAAAATCCATCCTCTACCTCGCCCCGGATCTGTCCCGCTTCAAGCCCCAGCTCTTCTACTACATCTTCATCCCCTTCGACATCGTCTGCCTCGTCCTCCAGGCCGCCGGAGGCGCCATGTCCGCCAACACCACCGGCTCCAACAAGGTCGGCGTCGACGTCTCCCAGGCCGGTCTCAGCCTGCAGGTCATCGTCTTggtcctcttcatcctctccttcGGCGACTACATGTTCCGCTACCTGCGATCCGGCCGCGCCTCCAACTTTGGCTGGCGCCTCACTGCCTTCTTCACCGGCCTGACGTCGGCCACGCTGCTCATCCTGGCCCGTTGCGCCTACCGTGTTGCCGAGCTGCGGGACGGATACAGCGGAAAGCTCATCAAGGAGGAGACTCCCTTTATTGTTCTTGAGGGCGTCTTTGTGTTTTTGGCCGCGAGCATGCTCTGCTTCGGAAACCCGGGCTTGGGATTGAAGGAAGACGGAATGGCACGGGtaaagatggagaatgaCAGCGAGACGGTTGTTATGGAAACCATTGAGCGACGGAAGTAA